In Nicotiana tabacum cultivar K326 chromosome 17, ASM71507v2, whole genome shotgun sequence, one DNA window encodes the following:
- the LOC107794237 gene encoding SKP1-like protein 1, which yields MSSKKLLVLKTRDGEEFELDEAVAVRSEAIKNMVEDDCASNAIPLPNVDSKTMAKVVEYWKKHSEEGVSGDELKDFDKNFVKVLNYSELYDLILAANYLNDKELLDILCQETADRIKGKTPEEIRKAFNIKNDFTPEEEEQIRQENAWAFD from the coding sequence ATGTCTTCCAAGAAACTCTTAGTCTTAAAGACAAGAGATGGCGAGGAATTCGAACTTGACGAGGCAGTGGCCGTGAGGTCAGAAGCCATCAAAAATATGGTGGAAGATGATTGCGCTTCAAACGCCATTCCTCTGCCTAATGTCGACAGTAAAACAATGGCCAAAGTGGTCGAATACTGGAAAAAACACTCCGAGGAGGGCGTCTCCGGGGACGAGTTGAAGGATTTTGACAAGAATTTTGTGAAGGTGCTGAATTACTCAGAGTTGTATGATCTAATTTTAGCTGCTAATTATCTTAATGATAAGGAGCTATTGGATATATTGTGTCAAGAAACTGCTGATAGGATTAAAGGGAAAACGCCAGAGGAAATACGTAAAGCATTTAATATCAAGAATGATTTTACCCCTGAAGAAGAGGAGCAAATCCGTCAAGAGAATGCTTGGGCCTTTGATTGA